A region of the Falco biarmicus isolate bFalBia1 chromosome 10, bFalBia1.pri, whole genome shotgun sequence genome:
CTAGCTATTTCCTGTCTTGCCAGTCACCAGGATACAAGTATCAGAGCAGTGGTTTCTTGACTGCAGCTGCCTCCAGTCTGAGGTACAACCATCACTGGGATATAAAACCAGGCAACACATCTGGGGTGGAGGTAGAAGGAGGCCCAAGAGTTGGCTTTCATTCACACAACATAGattaatgggaaaaataaaggaagcaaaacCCTCTGAGCTGCCTCAGGAGTGACAGCAGTGGGCTCGGCTGGCTCTAGAGCAAGGTCAAGGATGAAGGATAAATCCTGACCTGTGTCCTGTGCTGAAAAGATGTCTAGGCTCAGGGCTGATGGCTGAGCAGGTGTGTGAAGCTCTGGGCTGCTGTGTGGAGGGAAGTGAGGAAGTGACGGTGGGTTTGCAAGAGCAAGTGTGTCAGAGgtgaaaatgaagagaaaatttgAGCATGTCAGAGGCAGGAAACCTGCAGATTAGGGGGGGGTCCTGCTACACCAGCCTCTGGGTGCAcgcaaaggaaggaagggatgtTGCCAAGCAGCGAAATTGCTTCTGCACTGGTTCTCACTGCAGAGGGAAGCATTGTGTGCTGGCTGATAAGGGGCTATTGAAAGCAGTGGCTCGGGCACGTTGCTGTTCTGAGGCATTTCTGCTGATTTTAGGGCCCCCTCTGGCTGAGAGGTGTATCTTAGATTGGGATTGGGCATGAGTATTTGCATTCTGCCTTTTCGGATCACCTAGTCGTGGCATGGACCCATTTCTTTCCCCGCTTCAGTTAGAACAGCAGTTGTGATCTTAAAGACTTTTAACCCTCTGTGGCTCATTTATTTGCCCTAAGCTCACTGACTGAGGACCAGGCCTGACCCACAGCCATCAGCTCACCCCAGGCTGGGaaagctggcagcaggagaaaaaacccccagGCATGAGGCTTCGGTGAGTGGAAACCTGCCTGGCAGTTGCAGCTTGCAGTTCATGATTTACTCACAAACCCTCAACTGTGAATGACGTGCTCTTTAATTAAGATATTACAAATGGTTACTGCTGCATGTCCAGCAGGATCCTGTTTTATTGACCTCAAATCCTATAAAATACATGTGCTTGAAGATCTAAAAATCAGCTACTTCGGGTGCAGTAAGAGGGTGGtttcctcctggctgctgcagaggggtgAGTTATGGGTGCGTGAGAGCAGGAGGGTCTGTGACTGCTACTCACAGGCCCTTGTCCTGCACAGACACACTGCTCCAAGAAAGTTTGTGCATGGACTTAAGGTGTGTGACAGGGTCAGGCTGTCTTCTCACCTGGGCCAGGCTTTGGCTTGTTGGGCATTTGCATCCTATTTCCCCGCTGCTGTGGGAACGCAGACGCAGCAGGGCTCCATTGCAGCCCATGGGGCAGGCAGTGCTCCTATGCGCAGCCTCTGCCATCTTCTCCCGTGGGTGTGGGGTGATGCTCAGGGTGCTCAAAGATTGCTTCCCAGAAAGTCTGGCTCTGGAGAGGACAAGCCCTTGGGCAGCCCCTTCTTCCAGCATCAGCAGTTGCTCCTCTGCACCTTGATCTCAGCTGTCCTGTGTCCTGGTCACTGGCCCCTGGGTGCCTGgctcccacagcatccacaAGTGTTTGTGGCTGTAACGAGGGCAGGTGTCTGCCGAGGGGCTGTGGCTGAGCAGGGCCCTGCCCTTAGctattctttcctttccctgcaagGCCCTGTCTCTGTCACCAGGAGGTAAGAGCTGATGGCTTCCCTCAGGCCCAGGCTGATGGGAGAGTCCTCCTCCAGTGGGGCTGTGGCCTCTGAGAACAGGAGGGAGCTGTGTGAGGGTGGACAAAGTGGtcagcaggcagcccccagaCCCAGTGGCTGGCAGGGGTCGTGGATAGagcccagccccttccctgacTGTCTCTACCTGTCAATCTTGTCCCAGTTGAGTGACGGCTTCTTCACGACAGCAGGCATGGCAGGGACCGGGGCTGCCCTTGCCCCTTCCATAGAGCAGGGCTCCCtgagggcacagcacagcccctctccAAACtctgggcagggaggtggcagtgTCAGCAGGgttcccccctgccctgtgccccagccctgggggcacCTGGGCAGATGGGGAGTGGCTGCcacctttcccccctccctccctgtaaGGCGCAGTGTATTcccccccactgccccaccccagctgagggtgctggggagcGGTAAGGTGTTACCAGAGTAGTGGTCCACCAGGTCGtgcaggctggggaaggtgaGTCCAGGTGAGATGTAGACCCAGCCATTCTCCAGGCAGTGGATGCGGTAGTGTGTCACTGAGTCCCAGGAGGCGCGCTCACTGCGGCGCACGGACAGTGAGTAGCAGCCTGCCAGGGCACGGGGCAAGAGGCACATAGCTGGGCTGCAGTGGATACCCACCCTGCTTGGCCCCACTGCCTGCACTCTCCCACCATGGGGGTCTTATCGCCCCACTGGGGTGACTGGCAACATCCTTCTCCTCAtggggctgtgcagctgtgACCATCCCTGTGCCAGCCCCACACCATGAGCACCTCC
Encoded here:
- the SLA2 gene encoding src-like-adapter 2 isoform X5 gives rise to the protein MGSLASRERPLSIPPAAADTTQPPLPTQAASSSFLALALCDFPSGAGVATVLRMGELLRILSEDGEWWLVVSEVSGKECHIPSSCVAKIRYRWLYEGISRQKAEELLLQPGNRSGSFLIRESQTRQGCYSLSVRRSERASWDSVTHYRIHCLENGWVYISPGLTFPSLHDLVDHYSEFGEGLCCALREPCSMEGARAAPVPAMPAVVKKPSLNWDKIDRGHSPTGGGLSHQPGPEGSHQLLPPGDRDRALQGKERIAKGRALLSHSPSADTCPRYSHKHLWMLWEPGTQGPVTRTQDS
- the SLA2 gene encoding src-like-adapter 2 isoform X7, whose translation is MGSLASRERPLSIPPAAADTTQPPLPTQAAASSSFLALALCDFPSGAGVATVLRMGELLRILSEDGEWWLVVSEVSGKECHIPSSCVAKIRYRWLYEGISRQKAEELLLQPGNRSGSFLIRESQTRQGCYSLSVRRSERASWDSVTHYRIHCLENGWVYISPGLTFPSLHDLVDHYSEFGEGLCCALREPCSMEGARAAPVPAMPAVVKKPSLNWDKIDSSLLFSEATAPLEEDSPISLGLREAISSYLLVTETGPCRERKE
- the SLA2 gene encoding src-like-adapter 2 isoform X8; protein product: MGSLASRERPLSIPPAAADTTQPPLPTQAASSSFLALALCDFPSGAGVATVLRMGELLRILSEDGEWWLVVSEVSGKECHIPSSCVAKIRYRWLYEGISRQKAEELLLQPGNRSGSFLIRESQTRQGCYSLSVRRSERASWDSVTHYRIHCLENGWVYISPGLTFPSLHDLVDHYSEFGEGLCCALREPCSMEGARAAPVPAMPAVVKKPSLNWDKIDSSLLFSEATAPLEEDSPISLGLREAISSYLLVTETGPCRERKE
- the SLA2 gene encoding src-like-adapter 2 isoform X3, whose translation is MGRVCPRIGPRGHGPTTESLANSKDKPWPLCQHSVPRFSPWAVEQCWGLGRQHSNCALPHRKLHSLPQVGQDRPWGTAGCLCTARRGYASACCLRRWLYEGISRQKAEELLLQPGNRSGSFLIRESQTRQGCYSLSVRRSERASWDSVTHYRIHCLENGWVYISPGLTFPSLHDLVDHYSEFGEGLCCALREPCSMEGARAAPVPAMPAVVKKPSLNWDKIDRGHSPTGGGLSHQPGPEGSHQLLPPGDRDRALQGKERIAKGRALLSHSPSADTCPRYSHKHLWMLWEPGTQGPVTRTQDS
- the SLA2 gene encoding src-like-adapter 2 isoform X2; the encoded protein is MGSLASRERPLSIPPAAADTTQPPLPTQAASSSFLALALCDFPSGAGVATVLRMGELLRILSDLSPSEWLIPLTCRDGEWWLVVSEVSGKECHIPSSCVAKIRYRWLYEGISRQKAEELLLQPGNRSGSFLIRESQTRQGCYSLSVRRSERASWDSVTHYRIHCLENGWVYISPGLTFPSLHDLVDHYSEFGEGLCCALREPCSMEGARAAPVPAMPAVVKKPSLNWDKIDRGHSPTGGGLSHQPGPEGSHQLLPPGDRDRALQGKERIAKGRALLSHSPSADTCPRYSHKHLWMLWEPGTQGPVTRTQDS
- the SLA2 gene encoding src-like-adapter 2 isoform X9, which gives rise to MVTAARGRDGEWWLVVSEVSGKECHIPSSCVAKIRYRWLYEGISRQKAEELLLQPGNRSGSFLIRESQTRQGCYSLSVRRSERASWDSVTHYRIHCLENGWVYISPGLTFPSLHDLVDHYSEFGEGLCCALREPCSMEGARAAPVPAMPAVVKKPSLNWDKIDRGHSPTGGGLSHQPGPEGSHQLLPPGDRDRALQGKERIAKGRALLSHSPSADTCPRYSHKHLWMLWEPGTQGPVTRTQDS
- the SLA2 gene encoding src-like-adapter 2 isoform X4, with the protein product MGSLASRERPLSIPPAAADTTQPPLPTQAAASSSFLALALCDFPSGAGVATVLRMGELLRILSEDGEWWLVVSEVSGKECHIPSSCVAKIRYRWLYEGISRQKAEELLLQPGNRSGSFLIRESQTRQGCYSLSVRRSERASWDSVTHYRIHCLENGWVYISPGLTFPSLHDLVDHYSEFGEGLCCALREPCSMEGARAAPVPAMPAVVKKPSLNWDKIDRGHSPTGGGLSHQPGPEGSHQLLPPGDRDRALQGKERIAKGRALLSHSPSADTCPRYSHKHLWMLWEPGTQGPVTRTQDS
- the SLA2 gene encoding src-like-adapter 2 isoform X1: MGSLASRERPLSIPPAAADTTQPPLPTQAAASSSFLALALCDFPSGAGVATVLRMGELLRILSDLSPSEWLIPLTCRDGEWWLVVSEVSGKECHIPSSCVAKIRYRWLYEGISRQKAEELLLQPGNRSGSFLIRESQTRQGCYSLSVRRSERASWDSVTHYRIHCLENGWVYISPGLTFPSLHDLVDHYSEFGEGLCCALREPCSMEGARAAPVPAMPAVVKKPSLNWDKIDRGHSPTGGGLSHQPGPEGSHQLLPPGDRDRALQGKERIAKGRALLSHSPSADTCPRYSHKHLWMLWEPGTQGPVTRTQDS